The genomic DNA TTTCCCGAGGCTTTTTGCGATTTCTAGTAACCAGGTTTCTAGCAACGAAACGTCACCACCTTTCATGTGTGTATCTATTTCTCATTCTATCAAATTCCCCTAGTAAAGCCTATTGCAACTTTGTGGGATTGTGCCTTTGTTTTCGACACCATTCCCCGGGAAATGATGGGGAGGTATGTAGAAAGAACGGGGTTGCCGTTCTTTTGGAGGCGTGTTGAGAGTTTTCCATTGATTATTTTTTTCTAATGCAGAGCGTTTCGTTTCGCTGCGGGAGCCCTCTTTCCACGGGGCTCCCTTCGCTTCACTTCACTCTGTGATATGGGAAAGGGCTATGGAATGAATATGTCACTGGTTGTTGGATTCAGCTGGTTCTCTTCCAAAGGTAAGCTGGTGTGAATTGACTAACTGTTTCATAGCAAGTTTAATTTTGTTTTGAGAAATCAACACTTTTTGAGGAGATTCTACATCCCGTTTATGACTGGTGGAGAGTCCTTCATTAATCATTACTTCCTATGAAGAGCGTTCCGTTTCGCTGCGGGTGTCCGCTTTCCACGGGGCTCCCGGTGAGCCTCCTCATTCTTGCGGGGTCTCACCCTGCTCGCTATTCCCGTTGGAGTCGGACTCCCTTCGCTTCACTTCACTGTGTGATGTGGAATAGGGCTATGAGAATGGATGTGACAGTGGGTGGTTGATTCATGGTAATGTCACTCTTCATTTGTTCTAGAATCCGCCTAATTTAGTCCTCTAGTGGTAGGGTGGTTCATTTAGTGATGCCCCCACTTACTAGTATATGAACCATCACTCCCCTATTTATAAACCACAGAGTGGATTGAAGCGGAAGGCGCTTGACTCCTGTGGAATAGGAGGGTGGTGAGACCCCGCAGGCACGAGGAGGCTCAACTCCCTCCCCACTGGAAAGCAAGCGCCTGCAGCGTAAAGGAACGGTCCCCTTTCCATCACTCACTAATATAAATTGGGATCCACCACCACGCTTATATTGAAGAAAAAAAACCTATGCTACCCCTATTAAAACCACAGAGTACATAAGCGAAAAAGAGCTTGCCTCCCCCTAGCGGAAAGCAAGCTCCTACATTGGAAAGGTAGGGTACCATTCCAATCATTCAACATCACCATCAATACCAAATACTCTTCACAGTCTCCCTAAACACAAAATAACCAAACCCCAAATACTCATACGGATACATACTGCACCCCCTTTCTACGAATGCTCTCTCAACCAGTCCATCAGCCGCGAAGACACGCCATCCTTGATAAGGCTCGCGTGCCCCCCAGGAACCTCGATGAACTGTTTCTCCTCACTTGAAACAAGCTCCATCAGTGGATAACTGATCGCAGCCGGTACCATCTGATCAAACTTTGAACAAACCATGTAGACATTTGATTGAATTCTTGCAGGGTTGATTTCCCTTCCCCTGAGGGTCATGCCCCCGTTCATCAACGCATTTTGTTTAATGAAGTAATGAAGCAGATCCCGGAGGAACTCCCCTGTCATCGGGATGTGGTCATTGGTCCACTGATTGAATCGGTACCAATGCTCCGTGTAGGCAGGGTCGTGTGAGCGGTGGAGGAGGGAAAGATACGGGGAATAATAGACGGGTGCCGTAATGAGGCGCATCCCGTAGCGGATCTGTTCGGCGGGGATGATACCCGTGGCCGGTGCAATGACAGCTGGGTCAATAGCTCCCGTTTGGATGGCTTTGATCCACTCCCGGAAGTCCGGCAGCTGGTTGAAATCGATTGGGGTCACAAATAAGAGAAGGTTATGGATGCGGTCTGGGTAGAGGGCTGCATAGAGAGCGGCAAGGGTTCCGCCGAGGCAAAAGCCCGCAAGCGTCAGCCGGCCGGTTTGCTGATGCTGTAATACCGTCTTTACGGCCCCGTCGATGTAATCGAAGAGATACGATTCAAGACCTGTATCCTTGTCCCGCTCATCCGGTATCCCGAAGTCGAGGAGGAATACGTCATAGCCATTTCTCAGGAACTCTCCGATCATGCTGTGCTGTTCCGTAAGGTCGAGTATGCTTGGCTTATTGATGTGAGAGTAGACCATCAGGATCGGGAGTGCTCCGTTGCTTTCTACCGTGGGATAATGCCACAGGGTGGCCCTGCCGATTTCCTGTATGGCATTCCTCGGGTGATGCGGTTTCCATTCTTCTCTTCTTGTCAGGGTTTCAAAAAAACCCATCCATCTGTCTTTCTCGGTTTTCCTTTCCATTAGAGTTCCCCCTCTGATCGGACGAATTGCGGGAAGAGCCAGTCGATGATCTTGCGGATGAAGGTGATGATCAAGTCGGCCAGGACCATCCAGTTTTTCGCCATTTCCACTACGGCAGGCTGATCGAGTTCTGATTTGATCAGCTGATTCGTGGCATATTCCCACTCCCTTCCCGTCAGCTTCAGTTGCTCATAGAGTGCTTCCATTTTCCTTTCCTCCTTCTTATGCCATGGCCTGGATGCCGCCGTCGACGACGAGGATATGGCCGTTCATATAGTTTGACGCCTTTGACGAAAGAAACACGGCTGCGCCTCTCAGGTCATCGCCTTCGCCGAATCGTCTTGCCGGGATGAATTTCCGGATTTGATTGCCTTGCTTGGCGAAGAGCTCTTTGGTGATCTTAGTCGGGAAGAATCCCGGTGCGATGGCGTTCACTTGAATATTGTGATACGCAAGCTTCACGGCAAGATCCTTGGTGAGGGTCATGACAGCGCCTTTGCTCGTATTGTAAGGAAGGGTGTCCATCACAAGGGGGCTCGTACCCCCGAATCCCGAGACGGAAGCGATATTGATGATTTTCCCTGCCTTACGGGCCATCATGGAAGGCGCAACTGCCTGTGAAAATAAAAAAGCCCCTTTCACATTCACTTCCATGACCTTGTCCCACTTATCCTCAGGAATATCCACCATCGGTCCCGCCCACGATGTACCGCTGTTGTTGATGAGGATGTCGATTTTCCCGAAGATTTCCAAGGTCTTTTCCACCACGGCGGTGACCGACGCTTTATCGGTCACATCGCATGCCACTGCGAGTGACCGTACCCCCAAGGCTTCTATTTCCTTCGCTGTGGCCTCGCAGGCCGGCAGATTCCTCGAGCATACCACTACATGGGCGCCTGCTTCTGCTAGAGCAAGAGCCATCTCGCGGCCGAGACCCCTGCCGCCTCCAGTGACAATCGCCACTTGATCTGTCAATGTAAACATCATTCTGCTCCTTTCT from Rossellomorea marisflavi includes the following:
- a CDS encoding alpha/beta fold hydrolase, whose translation is MERKTEKDRWMGFFETLTRREEWKPHHPRNAIQEIGRATLWHYPTVESNGALPILMVYSHINKPSILDLTEQHSMIGEFLRNGYDVFLLDFGIPDERDKDTGLESYLFDYIDGAVKTVLQHQQTGRLTLAGFCLGGTLAALYAALYPDRIHNLLLFVTPIDFNQLPDFREWIKAIQTGAIDPAVIAPATGIIPAEQIRYGMRLITAPVYYSPYLSLLHRSHDPAYTEHWYRFNQWTNDHIPMTGEFLRDLLHYFIKQNALMNGGMTLRGREINPARIQSNVYMVCSKFDQMVPAAISYPLMELVSSEEKQFIEVPGGHASLIKDGVSSRLMDWLREHS
- a CDS encoding glucose 1-dehydrogenase, coding for MMFTLTDQVAIVTGGGRGLGREMALALAEAGAHVVVCSRNLPACEATAKEIEALGVRSLAVACDVTDKASVTAVVEKTLEIFGKIDILINNSGTSWAGPMVDIPEDKWDKVMEVNVKGAFLFSQAVAPSMMARKAGKIINIASVSGFGGTSPLVMDTLPYNTSKGAVMTLTKDLAVKLAYHNIQVNAIAPGFFPTKITKELFAKQGNQIRKFIPARRFGEGDDLRGAAVFLSSKASNYMNGHILVVDGGIQAMA